In one Podarcis muralis chromosome 7, rPodMur119.hap1.1, whole genome shotgun sequence genomic region, the following are encoded:
- the TAF12 gene encoding transcription initiation factor TFIID subunit 12 isoform X1, producing the protein MASPFNGPTAVSDVIKDLDTQIALIGLGPHNPKKKQDLDKLYDLKAKAQQIMNQFGPSTLINLSNFSSIKPEPASTPPHSSMANNTTVAKMPGTPSSGGRLSPESNQILTKKKLQDLVREVDPNEQLDEDVEEMLLQIADDFIESVVTAACQLARHRKSNTLEVKDVQLHLERQWNMWIPGFGSEEIRPYKKACTTEAHKQRMALIRKTTKK; encoded by the exons atggcctctccATTCAATGGTCCCACAGCAGTTTCTGATGTAATTAAAGATCTAGACACTCAGATAGCT CTGATTGGTTTGGGCCCACACAATCCCAAGAAGAAGCAAGATCTGGACAAACTCTATGATCTGAAGGCTAAAGCTCAGCAGATTATGAACCAGTTTGGCCCATCTACCTTGATCAATTTATCTAACTTCTCCTCAATCAAGCCAGAGCCAGCCAGCACCCCTCCACATAGCTCCATGGCAAACAATACCACTGTGGCGAAGATGCCAGGGACCCCTAGCAGTGGCGGGCGCCTCAGTCCTGAAAGCAACCAG ATCTTAACTAAGAAGAAACTACAGGATCTTGTCAGAGAGGTGGATCCAAATGAACAACTGGATGAAGATGTGGAGGAG ATGCTGCTGCAGATTGCGGACGACTTCATTGAAAGCGTTGTGACAGCTGCCTGCCAGCTTGCACGACATCGCAAGTCCAACACTTTGGAAGTGAAAGATGTCCAGTTGCATCTTG AGCGGCAGTGGAATATGTGGATCCCAGGTTTTGGTTCTGAAGAAATCAGGCCATATAAAAAAGCCTGCACTACAGAAGCTCACAAACAG agGATGGCGCTGATccgcaaaacaacaaaaaaataa
- the TAF12 gene encoding transcription initiation factor TFIID subunit 12 isoform X2, whose amino-acid sequence MNQFGPSTLINLSNFSSIKPEPASTPPHSSMANNTTVAKMPGTPSSGGRLSPESNQILTKKKLQDLVREVDPNEQLDEDVEEMLLQIADDFIESVVTAACQLARHRKSNTLEVKDVQLHLERQWNMWIPGFGSEEIRPYKKACTTEAHKQRMALIRKTTKK is encoded by the exons ATGAACCAGTTTGGCCCATCTACCTTGATCAATTTATCTAACTTCTCCTCAATCAAGCCAGAGCCAGCCAGCACCCCTCCACATAGCTCCATGGCAAACAATACCACTGTGGCGAAGATGCCAGGGACCCCTAGCAGTGGCGGGCGCCTCAGTCCTGAAAGCAACCAG ATCTTAACTAAGAAGAAACTACAGGATCTTGTCAGAGAGGTGGATCCAAATGAACAACTGGATGAAGATGTGGAGGAG ATGCTGCTGCAGATTGCGGACGACTTCATTGAAAGCGTTGTGACAGCTGCCTGCCAGCTTGCACGACATCGCAAGTCCAACACTTTGGAAGTGAAAGATGTCCAGTTGCATCTTG AGCGGCAGTGGAATATGTGGATCCCAGGTTTTGGTTCTGAAGAAATCAGGCCATATAAAAAAGCCTGCACTACAGAAGCTCACAAACAG agGATGGCGCTGATccgcaaaacaacaaaaaaataa
- the LOC114601472 gene encoding ras-related protein Rab-39B-like, giving the protein MAVDSLWHYQFRIIMLGDSTVGKSCLLKRYAEGVFLESMNQTVGVDFYVHFLEIEPDLRIKLQFWDTAGQERFRSVTRSYYRNSAGGVLVFDLANRASFESIRKWHQEVMDTVKPQHIVFVLVGHKSDLEAERKVGQKEAEKLATLLEAKYIETSAKSNRNVGEAFQILTLGIYEALKSGKMRPSEQWDGVKSKLPPLAQPEAQAQEGGKKCSC; this is encoded by the exons ATGGCAGTAGATTCGCTCTGGCACTACCAGTTCCGGATTATCATGTTGGGGGACTCCACTGTGGGAAAATCCTGTCTCCTGAAGCGCTACGCCGAAGGGGTCTTCCTTGAGTCCATGAATCAAACTGTGGGTGTGGATTTTTATGTTCACTTCCTGGAGATTGAGCCTGACCTGCGCATCAAACTACAGTTTTGGGATACAGCTGGGCAAGAGCGGTTCAG GTCCGTGACGCGTTCCTATTACCGCAACTCTGCTGGAGGTGTGCTGGTGTTTGACCTGGCCAACAGAGCATCCTTCGAAAGCATCCGTAAGTGGCACCAGGAAGTGATGGACACGGTGAAGCCTCAACACATTGTCTTTGTGCTGGTTGGGCACAAGAGCGATTTGGAGGCTGAGAGGAAGGTTGGACAAAAGGAGGCGGAAAAACTGGCCACTTTGCTGGAGGCCAAGTACATTGAGACGTCTGCGAAGAGCAACAGGAACGTGGGGGAGGCTTTCCAGATCTTGACGCTGGGAATATACGAGGCTCTGAAAAGCGGGAAAATGAGACCCAGTGAACAGTGGGACGGGGTGAAAAGCAAACTGCCACCCTTGGCACAGCCTGAGGCCCAGGCACAGGAAGGGGGCAAGAAATGTTCCTGCTAG